One Nocardia iowensis DNA window includes the following coding sequences:
- a CDS encoding SAM-dependent methyltransferase translates to MVKPAPKLDTSQPNAAWIWNCLLGGKDNYGVDQEVVHRIRRIAPDARTVVWWTRQFLLQAARRAAEAGVDQFLDLGAGIPFSPDVHEAIHEVDPSARIVAVDYDPIVEVHCDAMWCYVPGMAVLRADIREPAALLDQLREYVLIDFTRPVAVLMGAVLDQVSDAENPAQIIAELRENAVAGSYFVLTHLSDDSDPDLMNQTSTDTADTPAQLFSRSADTIAEWLTGLDLIAPGIAPVQDWLDDALPPTRLAVVGGIGLTPSPAPTPTQEQPRRRLRHSEEGTYARY, encoded by the coding sequence ATGGTGAAACCCGCGCCGAAACTTGACACGTCCCAGCCGAACGCGGCGTGGATCTGGAATTGCCTGCTGGGCGGGAAAGACAATTATGGGGTCGATCAGGAAGTCGTCCACCGCATCCGGAGGATCGCGCCGGACGCGCGGACGGTGGTGTGGTGGACCCGCCAATTCCTACTCCAAGCCGCCCGTAGGGCAGCCGAGGCGGGGGTGGATCAGTTCCTCGACCTCGGCGCGGGTATCCCGTTCTCGCCCGACGTGCACGAAGCGATCCATGAAGTCGATCCTTCGGCGCGGATCGTGGCCGTGGATTACGACCCGATCGTGGAAGTCCATTGCGACGCGATGTGGTGCTATGTCCCCGGTATGGCCGTGCTGCGGGCCGATATACGTGAGCCCGCCGCCCTGCTCGACCAGCTGCGTGAGTACGTGCTGATCGATTTCACCCGGCCTGTCGCGGTCCTGATGGGCGCGGTACTCGACCAAGTGAGCGACGCCGAAAACCCCGCCCAGATCATCGCCGAACTACGCGAAAACGCCGTCGCGGGAAGCTATTTCGTACTCACCCATCTCTCCGATGACAGCGACCCGGACCTGATGAACCAAACCAGCACCGACACCGCCGACACCCCGGCGCAGCTTTTCTCCCGATCCGCCGACACGATCGCCGAATGGTTAACCGGGCTCGACCTGATCGCCCCCGGTATCGCCCCGGTCCAGGACTGGCTAGACGACGCGCTCCCGCCCACTCGCCTCGCTGTGGTCGGTGGTATCGGTCTCACACCGAGCCCGGCACCCACACCCACGCAGGAGCAGCCGCGGCGGCGGTTGCGTCACTCGGAGGAGGGGACCTATGCCCGGTATTGA
- a CDS encoding helix-turn-helix domain-containing protein produces the protein MVVTHWTGVEVRLLREIALRVTQVEFAEILGVTLAAVVKWENRHETILLRGRFAAAMDTTLNRLDESQLARFQAALASGGVPAHRAVALDPFENPTEIAGRLQSVTEMNADGDTVTIFSLAVDDVVDRYELEGPRRLAPGVIASRQQIETLLQKRRHPMQLRQLYGVAGRLSGVLAYMAVNRGRFAHAKMYCREAFAIAEMLGDPDLQAWVRSTESFCAYYEGDYAAAVRFAYQGLDLAGKGPQAIRLYSNGLARALGKVGDTAGVEVAIAAAMDTARTLSTGLGLTPALDFTPYGEARLMANAATAFLSAGEYRRALDFGQQVQDRIDESDSVWSRSLVRLDMAAALLGEDNRDVEQAAQLGIEALTASQDRPIRSVWQRANDLGALMRAIPTRASEGYLEELEKWAPAAREFAAPEL, from the coding sequence ATGGTCGTGACCCATTGGACGGGCGTAGAGGTTCGACTACTGCGCGAGATTGCGTTGCGCGTCACGCAGGTGGAGTTCGCAGAGATTCTCGGAGTCACTCTCGCAGCCGTGGTCAAGTGGGAAAACCGGCACGAGACGATCCTTCTGCGCGGCCGCTTCGCAGCGGCAATGGACACGACACTAAACCGGCTCGATGAGTCGCAGCTAGCCCGATTCCAGGCTGCCTTGGCGAGCGGTGGAGTACCTGCGCACAGGGCGGTCGCATTGGACCCGTTCGAAAACCCCACCGAGATTGCTGGGCGGCTTCAGTCCGTTACTGAGATGAATGCCGACGGCGACACTGTAACGATCTTCTCCCTTGCTGTGGATGACGTGGTCGATCGGTACGAGCTAGAGGGTCCGCGGCGGCTCGCGCCGGGGGTGATCGCCTCACGCCAGCAAATCGAAACGCTGCTACAGAAGCGGCGGCACCCCATGCAACTGCGCCAGCTCTACGGGGTGGCGGGGAGGCTGTCCGGCGTCCTGGCGTATATGGCCGTCAATCGAGGTCGGTTCGCGCACGCGAAGATGTACTGCCGTGAAGCATTCGCCATCGCTGAGATGCTCGGGGACCCGGACCTGCAAGCGTGGGTGCGCAGCACAGAGAGCTTCTGCGCCTACTACGAAGGCGATTATGCTGCGGCCGTCCGCTTCGCCTACCAGGGACTTGACCTTGCGGGTAAAGGGCCACAGGCGATCCGGCTGTATTCCAACGGGTTGGCGCGCGCCCTCGGCAAGGTTGGGGACACCGCGGGTGTTGAAGTAGCGATCGCCGCCGCGATGGATACCGCTCGGACATTGAGCACTGGTTTGGGCCTCACCCCTGCGCTGGACTTCACGCCGTACGGCGAGGCTCGGCTGATGGCCAACGCCGCCACAGCGTTCTTGTCGGCCGGTGAATACCGCCGCGCGCTGGATTTCGGACAGCAGGTTCAGGACCGTATCGACGAATCGGATTCGGTATGGAGTCGATCCCTGGTTCGCTTGGACATGGCGGCTGCGCTACTCGGCGAAGACAACCGGGACGTCGAGCAGGCCGCGCAACTGGGCATCGAGGCCTTGACCGCGTCTCAGGATCGCCCGATCCGCTCGGTGTGGCAGCGCGCGAACGACCTCGGCGCCCTAATGCGGGCTATCCCGACACGAGCATCAGAGGGGTATCTCGAAGAGCTTGAGAAGTGGGCACCGGCAGCCCGTGAATTCGCGGCGCCGGAGCTGTAG
- a CDS encoding 2'-5' RNA ligase family protein, with product MTATSKRPFPFLGPASTSDAEAIRDNDWSAFQHLPTVYDHWSLKPWSPGQAGYYWYLTFSDPALVELASHCQTELAHDGLDPVPLDGLHLTMLNIGRTDDVTGHELARIADAGRVAVASVKPFRLSVGPLTGSRSALRFSVTPWDQLLDLHRRLRSATAQHRDGSRLAETAEFRPHLGVGYLNRRQDAQQLIKDVSELRELPPVTVRVHEIHLVELRRVNREYKWENRAVVALG from the coding sequence ATGACCGCCACATCGAAACGACCCTTCCCCTTCCTGGGCCCGGCGTCGACCAGTGACGCCGAAGCAATCCGCGACAATGACTGGTCTGCCTTCCAACACCTGCCGACGGTCTACGACCATTGGTCGCTCAAACCGTGGTCGCCAGGCCAGGCAGGCTACTACTGGTATTTGACATTCTCCGATCCGGCGCTGGTCGAGCTGGCTTCCCACTGCCAAACTGAGCTCGCGCACGACGGCCTCGACCCCGTCCCCCTCGACGGACTGCACCTGACGATGCTCAACATCGGCCGGACCGACGACGTTACCGGGCACGAGCTCGCGCGCATCGCGGACGCTGGTCGTGTTGCCGTTGCCTCGGTCAAGCCGTTCCGGCTCAGCGTAGGGCCGCTGACTGGTTCGCGGAGCGCGCTGCGTTTCTCGGTCACTCCGTGGGACCAGCTGCTGGATCTGCACCGAAGGCTGCGCTCAGCCACCGCCCAACACCGGGACGGGAGCCGTCTGGCCGAAACAGCCGAGTTCAGACCACACCTCGGCGTCGGCTACCTCAACCGCAGACAGGACGCGCAGCAACTGATCAAGGACGTCAGCGAGCTACGTGAACTGCCGCCCGTCACCGTCCGCGTGCATGAGATCCATCTCGTCGAACTCCGGCGCGTCAATCGCGAGTACAAGTGGGAGAATCGCGCTGTCGTTGCGCTCGGGTGA
- a CDS encoding integrase core domain-containing protein, translated as MRTRVRSPQTNGVIERFFGTLKYEHLYRGVIADGDALDMEVHRFRVLYNTVRPHQALGDRTPKIAYLHDQSG; from the coding sequence GTGCGTACCCGCGTGCGGTCCCCGCAGACCAACGGTGTGATCGAACGGTTCTTCGGCACCCTGAAGTACGAGCACTTGTATCGCGGTGTCATCGCCGACGGTGATGCCTTGGACATGGAGGTCCACCGTTTCCGTGTCCTCTACAACACCGTGCGGCCGCACCAGGCACTCGGAGACCGGACCCCCAAGATCGCCTACCTTCACGATCAATCCGGCTGA
- a CDS encoding ABC transporter ATP-binding protein, with translation MTTLLPVAAAARVRRAAWQEIRSDRALFSAAMVANILAAGAGLLIPLLLGRIVDAVTGTPGRAVLAAVDRLAVAILVVTVVQIVLLRYAQLLCYRFGERTAARIRERFLDRTLALPGALVEHATTGDLITRGTADVNAVAIMLRGMAPQLFLAAVQVVFLIVAVLLLDPMLGGFGLGALVIAVVALGAYLRRAEAAYLRQATVAGQVNEVVTTTAQGARTVEAFGMARLRIQAADSAITESRQARLSTLWLRTRLFPVVEIACALPVVGVLLLGGWLHRNDMISLGAVVAAALYLQRLIDPLNLFMMWLDQIQSATAAFARIEGIAAAGGPRVEPDPAVIVEPADDRIVCADVHFAYENGRDVLHGVDLDIRPGERLAIVGPSGAGKSTLGRLLAGIEAPDRGSITIGGVPIAGLAPDRLRRQIILITQEHHVFRDTLRENLRLAAPTATDAELAAALAAVGASWAAELPDGPDTVLDGRHRLDDAQAQQLSLARVVLADPHTLILDEATAMLDPTTARDTERSLAAILSGRTVIAIAHRLQTAHDADRIAVMENGRIAELGTHTELLTRDGSYAALWRTWHG, from the coding sequence ATGACCACCCTGCTGCCGGTCGCAGCCGCGGCGCGCGTCCGGCGGGCCGCCTGGCAGGAAATACGCTCTGACCGAGCGCTTTTCAGCGCCGCCATGGTCGCGAATATCCTCGCCGCCGGGGCCGGACTGCTGATACCGCTGCTGCTTGGGCGCATTGTCGACGCGGTCACCGGCACGCCGGGGCGCGCAGTGCTCGCCGCGGTGGATCGGCTCGCCGTGGCGATCCTGGTCGTGACGGTGGTCCAGATCGTGCTGCTGCGTTACGCGCAGCTGCTCTGTTATCGCTTCGGCGAGCGCACGGCCGCCCGAATCCGCGAGCGGTTCCTCGACCGTACGCTCGCGTTGCCCGGCGCGCTGGTTGAGCACGCGACCACCGGGGATCTGATTACCCGCGGCACCGCGGACGTCAACGCCGTCGCCATCATGCTGCGCGGCATGGCGCCACAGCTCTTCCTGGCAGCCGTTCAGGTGGTGTTCCTCATAGTCGCGGTGCTGCTGCTCGATCCGATGCTCGGCGGTTTCGGACTGGGCGCGTTGGTCATCGCCGTTGTCGCACTGGGTGCTTATCTGCGTCGGGCCGAGGCTGCCTACCTGCGGCAGGCCACGGTCGCCGGGCAGGTCAACGAGGTGGTCACGACCACCGCGCAAGGAGCGCGGACCGTCGAGGCATTCGGGATGGCGCGACTACGGATCCAGGCGGCGGACTCCGCAATCACGGAGAGCCGGCAGGCGCGGCTGTCGACCCTGTGGCTGCGCACCCGGCTGTTCCCGGTGGTGGAGATCGCTTGCGCGCTACCGGTGGTCGGTGTGCTGCTGCTCGGCGGCTGGTTGCACCGCAACGACATGATCTCCCTGGGCGCCGTCGTCGCCGCAGCGCTTTACCTGCAGCGGCTGATCGATCCGCTGAACCTGTTCATGATGTGGCTGGACCAGATCCAAAGCGCCACGGCAGCATTCGCCAGAATCGAGGGTATCGCCGCAGCGGGAGGGCCGCGAGTCGAGCCGGATCCCGCGGTCATCGTCGAGCCTGCCGATGACCGAATCGTCTGTGCCGACGTGCATTTCGCCTACGAAAACGGCCGCGATGTCCTGCACGGCGTCGACCTCGATATCCGGCCTGGCGAACGGCTAGCCATTGTCGGGCCCTCCGGTGCAGGCAAATCCACCCTCGGCCGGCTACTCGCCGGGATCGAGGCACCCGACCGGGGTTCGATCACCATCGGCGGCGTGCCGATCGCCGGGCTCGCCCCGGATCGCCTGCGCCGTCAGATCATCCTGATCACTCAGGAACACCATGTCTTCCGCGACACGCTGCGCGAGAACCTGCGCCTGGCCGCCCCGACCGCCACCGACGCCGAGCTGGCCGCAGCGCTCGCGGCCGTAGGCGCGAGCTGGGCCGCGGAGCTTCCGGACGGTCCCGATACCGTGCTGGACGGTCGGCATCGGCTCGATGATGCGCAGGCACAGCAACTTTCGCTAGCCCGCGTGGTGCTGGCCGACCCGCACACGCTGATCCTGGACGAGGCCACCGCGATGCTCGATCCGACCACCGCCCGCGATACCGAACGTAGCCTGGCCGCCATCCTGTCCGGTCGCACGGTCATCGCCATCGCCCACCGCCTGCAAACCGCACACGACGCCGACCGTATCGCGGTCATGGAGAATGGCCGCATCGCTGAACTAGGCACCCACACCGAACTGCTCACCCGGGACGGTAGCTACGCCGCCCTCTGGCGCACCTGGCACGGCTGA